The nucleotide window CGACGGATTGCCTGCACGAGACGGTTCAGGTCCTGATGATGGTGGAACGGGTTTCCACCAGCCCAGTAAACGGCTTTGATATCGGGGTAGGTATGCGTTCCGCCATCGAACTCGAAACTGCCGCCTGGATTGAGCAGCATGTCGGAGATTCGCGCGACCGGGATGAACTTGTCGACCGGATTGCGGCCCTGCGGCAGCGCCGGCCATTTGAACATTTCGACCGGATTGCCGATGCCGTTCTCGGAGCCATAGCCAAGCCCGAAACCGCCGCCTGGCAACCCAATCTGCCCGATCATCGCTGCCAGCAGGATTGCCAGCCAGTAAGGCTGCTCTCCATGGTCCGCGCGTTGCAGGCTCCAGGCCACCATGATCATGGTACGGCCGCCAGCCATACGCCGGGCAAGCGCGCGCAGAGTCTCGGCCGGAACCTCGGAGATCCCTTCAGCCCATTCCGGCGTCTTCGGCTGCCCGTCAGTCTTGCCCAGCAGATAGGGCAGGAACTTGTCGAAACCGACGCAATACTCGTCGAGGAAACCTTCGTCGTGCAGTCCCTCTGTGTAGAGAGTGTGAGCCAATGCCAGCATGATCGCCGCATCCGTATTCGGACGCGGTGCAATCCATTCCGGCTCGACCAATTCGATCACGTCGTTCCGGATCGGGCTGATATTGACGAATTCAACCCCCATCTCGTAGGCGGTTTTCAGCCCTTCGAACACGGTATGCCGACCGACGCCGCCGGACGTCACCTGGCCGTTCTTTACCGGCACACCGCCAAACATCACCACCAGTTCGCTGGTCTCGGCGATCACCGGCCAGGTCGTATGTCCGTCGAGCAATTGCTTGAAGTGACCTACGACGTGCGGCGTGATCGCCTGCCCCGCCGCATAGCTGTATGTCCCTTCATGGCGAACATAGCCGCCCATGCAGTTCAGGAACCGGTGAACCTGGCTTTGCGCATGATGGAACCGGCCAGAACTGGACCAACCGTAAGAGCCCCCGAATATCGCCTCGTTGCCGTGCGTGTCCGCGATACGCTTCAGCTCAGCCGCCGCCATGTCGAGCGCCTCGTCCCACGGCACGGCGACATAGGGGTCGCTGCCCCGTCCTTCGCGCGAGGCCGGGCCGTTCTCCAACCAGCCTTTGCGGATCATCGGGCGACGCACACGGACCTCATCGTCGATTGCATCGACAATGCCAGGGCCGATGATGGCAGGAGCCGGA belongs to Nisaea sp. and includes:
- a CDS encoding molybdopterin guanine dinucleotide-containing S/N-oxide reductase produces the protein MSLKTDRRLIPTSAHWGTYFAEVENGKLVAVHDYEKDPAPAIIGPGIVDAIDDEVRVRRPMIRKGWLENGPASREGRGSDPYVAVPWDEALDMAAAELKRIADTHGNEAIFGGSYGWSSSGRFHHAQSQVHRFLNCMGGYVRHEGTYSYAAGQAITPHVVGHFKQLLDGHTTWPVIAETSELVVMFGGVPVKNGQVTSGGVGRHTVFEGLKTAYEMGVEFVNISPIRNDVIELVEPEWIAPRPNTDAAIMLALAHTLYTEGLHDEGFLDEYCVGFDKFLPYLLGKTDGQPKTPEWAEGISEVPAETLRALARRMAGGRTMIMVAWSLQRADHGEQPYWLAILLAAMIGQIGLPGGGFGLGYGSENGIGNPVEMFKWPALPQGRNPVDKFIPVARISDMLLNPGGSFEFDGGTHTYPDIKAVYWAGGNPFHHHQDLNRLVQAIRRPDTVFVNEIWWTALARHADFVFPTTTALERNDLSMTHWEQTIVAMQKAIEPIGDSRHDYDVFTGLAERIGVAETFTEGRDEEAWLRHLWDQARQRAAEADFELPDLETFREIGTMEVLQPKEPAVLLRKFREDPEANPLTTPSGKIELFSETIAGFGYEDTPGHPAWVEPYEWLGSPLTGTYPLHLISNQPKTRLHSQLDSGAISRGSKIKDREPMSMHPSDAAARGIENGDVVRLYNDRGACLAGVIISDAVRPGVVQLSTGAWYDPEEPGVVGSLCKHGNPNVLTRDIGTSRIGQGPSAQSVLIEVEKYAGTPPPVTSFVPPRIEEKA